One region of Armigeres subalbatus isolate Guangzhou_Male chromosome 3, GZ_Asu_2, whole genome shotgun sequence genomic DNA includes:
- the LOC134223871 gene encoding glucose dehydrogenase [FAD, quinone]-like: MIRTEVDWQYRAERANDSSLSIVNGTYWPRGKMLGGSSAINGMMYVRGNQNDYDEWEQLGNAGWGWNDVLKYFIKSEDNQDPETVGSYGGKYHGVGGYLSVENYEGMNVFNEILKQATIEAGHKQLIDLNGEEHIGYGRVQFTAEGAVRCSTAKAFLNSIKNRKNLHIIKNAFVVSLHYESENVVRGVDMIVDNLYPLRAMASKEVILSAGAINTPQLLMLSGIGRRNDLTSLDIPVRSDLNVGGNLQDHVFVPLFFGIGKSITNITEIREEVLVRLLDFTIRNRDTFIYLNRIDDVMGFANTKNSRAMFPDVQFINMFIPKMDGDSVQYYAGMGYQKNVLDSIRKYIQDRDIAVVWIVAIDPKSRGRLQLKTSNPYDHPKIETGYFQNPDDLDVIREGIRIQQNLFNTEIFETFDTNLLRIDITECDVWEYNSDDFWECYIRHMSTAIYHPSGTVKMGPWNDPEAVVDSQLRVYGIDRLRVIDASIMPTVTSGNTNAPTIMIAEKGSDIVKNQYS, encoded by the coding sequence ATGATACGGACTGAAGTTGATTGGCAATATAGAGCGGAGCGTGCGAATGATTCGAGCCTTAGTATAGTGAACGGAACTTATTGGCCAAGAGGAAAAATGCTTGGTGGATCCAGTGCAATTAATGGTATGATGTACGTGCGAGGAAACCAAAACGATTACGATGAATGGGAACAGCTTGGCAACGCTGGTTGGGGCTGGAAtgatgttttaaaatatttcatcaaatcgGAAGACAACCAAGATCCGGAAACTGTTGGAAGTTATGGAGGAAAATATCACGGAGTTGGAGGATACCTGAGTGTTGAAAATTATGAAGGAATGAACGTGTTCAATGAAATACTCAAACAAGCTACGATCGAGGCTGGTCATAAGCAGTTGATAGATCTGAACGGAGAGGAGCATATTGGCTACGGTAGGGTGCAGTTCACTGCAGAAGGAGCTGTACGCTGTAGCACCGCGAAGGCATTTTTGAATTCcattaaaaatcgaaaaaatttgCACATTATTAAGAATGCCTTCGTAGTGTCATTACATTATGAATCAGAAAATGTAGTACGAGGGGTTGATATGATTGTTGATAATCTGTATCCGTTGAGGGCTATGGCATCCAAGGAAGTTATTTTGTCTGCAGGTGCAATCAACACTCCTCAGTTATTGATGTTATCTGGCATAGGCAGACGTAATGATTTGACATCACTGGATATACCTGTGAGGTCGGATCTAAACGTCGGAGGAAATTTACAAGACCACGTGTTTGTACCattattttttggaattggtAAATCGATCACCAACATTACAGAGATCAGGGAAGAAGTGTTAGTGAGATTGCTTGATTTCACTATACGCAATAGAGATACGTTTATCTACCTCAACAGAATTGATGATGTTATGGGATTCGCAAACACGAAAAATAGTAGGGCGATGTTTCCAGatgtgcaatttatcaacatgTTCATCCCAAAAATGGATGGTGATTCTGTGCAATATTACGCAGGGATGGGATATCAGAAAAATGTACTGGATTCAATCAGGAAGTACATTCAAGATCGTGACATAGCCGTAGTTTGGATAGTTGCCATTGATCCAAAATCACGTGGGCGACTCCAGCTCAAAACATCTAATCCGTACGACCATCCGAAAATTGAAACAGGGTACTTTCAAAACCCTGATGATTTGGATGTGATTCGGGAGGGTATTCGAATACAACAAAACCTGTTTAACACGGAAATCTTCGAAACCTTCGACACGAATTTGTTGAGAATAGACATTACTGAGTGTGACGTATGGGAGTATAATTCGGATGATTTCTGGGAATGTTATATCAGACATATGAGCACTGCTATTTATCACCCAAGCGGCACAGTCAAAATGGGACCATGGAATGATCCGGAGGCTGTTGTTGATTCGCAATTAAGAGTCTACGGAATCGACCGTTTACGAGTGATTGATGCCAGCATTATGCCGACGGTAACTAGTGGAAATACCAATGCGCCGACCATTATGATTGCCGAGAAAGGTTCTGata